A single window of Methylomarinum sp. Ch1-1 DNA harbors:
- the flgC gene encoding flagellar basal body rod protein FlgC translates to MSSMNIFNIAGSGMNAQSLRLNLVASNISNANSVSNSVDGVYKSRQPVFAAELKSIMDKNDAASRVNVLGVVESQAEPVMEYAPNHPMADQAGYIYKPNVNTVEEMANMMSASRSYQNNVEVLNTTKELMLQTLRMGQ, encoded by the coding sequence ATGTCATCGATGAATATTTTTAATATTGCCGGAAGCGGCATGAACGCCCAGTCATTAAGGCTGAATCTGGTGGCCAGTAATATTTCCAATGCCAACAGCGTCAGCAACAGTGTCGATGGGGTTTATAAGTCGCGGCAACCGGTTTTTGCCGCAGAGCTGAAGAGTATCATGGATAAAAATGACGCGGCCAGCCGTGTCAATGTGTTAGGGGTCGTCGAGAGTCAGGCCGAGCCGGTCATGGAATACGCTCCCAATCATCCGATGGCCGACCAAGCCGGCTACATCTATAAGCCCAACGTGAATACCGTGGAGGAAATGGCGAATATGATGTCGGCGTCGCGCTCCTATCAGAATAATGTCGAGGTACTGAATACCACTAAGGAGCTGATGTTGCAAACCTTGCGTATGGGGCAATAG
- the flgB gene encoding flagellar basal body rod protein FlgB, translating to MAINFDNALGIHPQALALREKRSELLASNLANADTPNYKARDLDFKAVLNNTLSTSAQSLERTHAGHLAPQRDVLGATVGYRNPVHASLDGNTVESHIEQAKYSENAVQYQASLRFINGRFSGLMTAIRGE from the coding sequence ATGGCTATAAATTTTGACAATGCCTTGGGCATACATCCCCAGGCTTTAGCATTGCGGGAAAAACGCAGCGAGTTGTTGGCCTCGAATCTGGCGAATGCCGACACCCCCAACTATAAAGCGCGCGATCTGGATTTTAAAGCCGTGCTGAACAATACCTTGTCCACTTCGGCTCAATCTCTAGAGCGTACTCATGCCGGACATCTTGCCCCTCAACGAGACGTGCTTGGCGCAACGGTCGGGTACCGCAATCCGGTTCATGCCTCGCTGGACGGCAATACCGTTGAATCGCATATCGAGCAGGCCAAATACTCGGAGAATGCAGTGCAGTATCAGGCCAGTTTACGTTTTATTAACGGCAGATTTTCCGGTCTCATGACCGCGATCAGAGGAGAATAA
- a CDS encoding CheR family methyltransferase, whose translation MEISAAEYKAIRDFLSDSSGIVLGDSKQYLVQNRLSSLLKKFDLVSFADLVAALQSRLPSAQRVKVAVVDAMTTNETFWFRDVMQFNALSQAVLPELLTKKAGTIRIWSAACSSGQEPYSISICAEEAIRSFGRGRNIQIIGTDISETILADAKNAVYSDLALSRGIDAAAKERFFLKTHDGYRLKTEISQKVRFQQFNLLKPFSVLGSFDVIFCRNVLIYFSDEVKRDILRRMAGSLEPGGYLFLSTTESMPSGLKEFEPVKGVTRYFKKIA comes from the coding sequence ATGGAAATTTCCGCGGCCGAATACAAAGCGATACGCGATTTTTTAAGCGATTCTTCCGGCATCGTGCTGGGTGATAGCAAGCAGTATCTAGTGCAGAACAGGCTTTCTTCGTTATTGAAAAAATTTGACTTGGTCTCTTTTGCTGATTTGGTTGCCGCCCTGCAATCGAGGTTGCCGTCGGCGCAACGAGTAAAAGTCGCCGTGGTGGACGCGATGACGACGAATGAAACTTTCTGGTTTCGCGATGTCATGCAGTTTAACGCGTTGTCGCAAGCGGTCTTGCCCGAGTTGTTAACAAAAAAAGCCGGAACGATCCGGATTTGGTCGGCGGCTTGTTCTTCAGGTCAGGAGCCTTATTCGATCAGTATATGCGCCGAAGAGGCGATACGCAGTTTTGGTCGGGGTAGAAATATTCAGATTATCGGCACGGATATTTCCGAAACGATTTTGGCCGATGCCAAGAATGCCGTTTACTCCGATCTCGCTTTATCGCGGGGTATCGACGCAGCGGCTAAAGAGCGATTTTTTTTGAAAACGCATGACGGATACCGGTTAAAAACGGAAATTAGCCAAAAAGTGCGTTTTCAGCAGTTCAACCTCTTGAAACCGTTTTCGGTGTTGGGCAGCTTTGATGTGATTTTTTGTCGTAATGTGCTGATTTACTTTTCCGATGAGGTCAAAAGGGACATTTTGCGCCGCATGGCTGGCTCGCTAGAACCGGGTGGCTATCTTTTTCTCAGCACAACCGAATCGATGCCGTCAGGACTCAAGGAATTTGAGCCGGTGAAAGGCGTGACGCGCTATTTTAAAAAAATCGCGTAA
- a CDS encoding chemotaxis protein CheV: MAGVLDGVDQRTKLAGHNRFELLLFKLAGRQRFGINVFKVQEVIQCPSLTRIPKSNSVICGVAHLRGKTIPVLDLSLAIGLPPIKRGTGAYVIVTEYNRAIQGFLVNSVDRIINIGWDAVKAPPKGVGKEGYLTAVTKIENDLIEVIDVEKVMKEVMGAREEAADELIDAEVRGGNDHIMIVDDSLVARNQVKKVCDQVGVTCSMFKDGLQAWEHLAELVRDGNDISNYYSMIISDVEMPRMDGYTLATKIKNDPQMKDVYLVLHTSLSGVFNTAMVEKVGANEFLAKFEPDELIVTVQRQLKRHQQQYAQ, translated from the coding sequence ATGGCTGGGGTTTTGGATGGCGTCGATCAACGTACTAAGTTAGCCGGACATAATAGATTTGAATTGTTGTTATTTAAGTTAGCTGGCCGTCAACGTTTTGGCATCAATGTCTTTAAAGTTCAGGAAGTGATTCAGTGTCCCTCTTTGACCCGGATTCCTAAATCCAATTCAGTCATTTGCGGCGTCGCTCACTTGCGCGGAAAAACGATACCGGTATTGGATCTTTCTTTGGCGATAGGTCTGCCTCCGATAAAAAGAGGGACGGGAGCTTATGTGATCGTGACTGAATATAATCGCGCTATTCAGGGTTTTTTGGTTAATTCGGTCGATAGAATCATCAATATCGGCTGGGATGCCGTCAAGGCCCCGCCTAAGGGCGTCGGCAAGGAAGGTTATTTAACGGCCGTAACCAAAATTGAAAACGACTTGATAGAAGTCATCGATGTGGAAAAAGTCATGAAGGAGGTGATGGGCGCCCGGGAAGAGGCGGCGGATGAGCTGATTGATGCCGAAGTCAGAGGAGGTAATGATCATATCATGATCGTCGACGATTCATTGGTGGCCAGAAACCAAGTCAAAAAAGTCTGCGATCAGGTTGGCGTGACCTGTTCAATGTTTAAAGATGGCCTGCAAGCCTGGGAACATTTAGCCGAGTTGGTTCGCGACGGCAATGACATATCGAATTACTACAGCATGATTATTTCCGACGTCGAAATGCCGCGTATGGATGGGTATACGCTGGCGACTAAAATCAAGAACGATCCTCAAATGAAAGACGTGTATCTCGTCTTGCATACTTCCTTAAGCGGCGTATTCAATACGGCGATGGTGGAAAAAGTCGGGGCCAATGAATTTTTGGCGAAATTCGAACCAGATGAGTTGATTGTAACGGTGCAGCGGCAGTTGAAGAGACATCAACAACAATATGCACAATGA
- the flgA gene encoding flagellar basal body P-ring formation chaperone FlgA, with translation MNAFRYHILAILLFAYTQSAVAATRALQPISSIKTAIANFVNNNFEAVENFEYSLMQLDPRLRLSLCDEPLQVFSQSGALEAGRNTIGIHCPTGQKWTIYTVAQIKAFRKVLVLSQPLRRGDIISERHLSYKTEDLSDLRRGYLLNPKRVINQQATRNLAAGTVINRSHFSKPTLINRGERVNIQASSPYFTISMAGIALMDGHKGQNIRVKNINSKRIVQATVVEPGLVSVY, from the coding sequence ATGAATGCTTTTCGTTATCACATCCTGGCTATTTTACTGTTCGCTTATACGCAGAGTGCTGTTGCCGCAACTAGAGCCTTACAACCCATTTCTTCAATAAAGACAGCCATCGCCAACTTCGTTAATAATAATTTCGAAGCGGTTGAGAATTTTGAATACAGCTTGATGCAACTTGATCCCCGTTTGAGATTATCGTTATGCGACGAGCCCTTGCAGGTATTCAGTCAAAGCGGCGCGCTCGAAGCCGGACGGAACACCATCGGCATCCATTGCCCCACCGGGCAAAAATGGACTATTTACACGGTGGCGCAAATCAAGGCCTTTCGCAAAGTTTTGGTCTTATCCCAACCATTGCGGCGTGGCGACATTATCAGTGAACGCCATCTCAGTTACAAAACCGAGGACTTAAGCGACCTGCGCCGCGGCTATCTGCTCAACCCTAAACGAGTCATCAATCAACAAGCAACAAGAAACCTCGCAGCCGGCACAGTCATCAACCGCAGTCACTTCAGCAAACCCACACTGATTAACAGAGGAGAAAGAGTCAACATACAAGCTTCCTCGCCGTACTTCACCATCAGCATGGCGGGAATCGCATTAATGGATGGCCATAAGGGTCAAAATATCCGAGTGAAAAACATTAATTCCAAACGCATCGTTCAGGCGACCGTGGTAGAACCTGGTTTAGTGTCGGTCTATTAA
- the flgM gene encoding flagellar biosynthesis anti-sigma factor FlgM codes for MAINSITGKTNNVALTATENKKEKPENESKIGADSTKTDKIDITSLTQEIKKAFETASSTPAIDHDKVAAVKAALQNGNYQINADSIAEKMLQLDRHFDNN; via the coding sequence ATGGCCATCAATTCAATAACCGGTAAGACCAACAATGTCGCGTTAACGGCGACCGAAAACAAAAAAGAAAAGCCAGAAAACGAATCTAAAATTGGCGCGGACAGCACAAAAACAGACAAAATCGATATTACTTCGCTGACCCAAGAGATAAAAAAAGCGTTTGAGACCGCCTCATCAACCCCGGCGATCGATCATGACAAAGTTGCCGCCGTCAAAGCGGCGTTGCAAAACGGCAATTATCAGATTAACGCCGACAGCATCGCCGAAAAAATGCTGCAACTCGATCGCCACTTTGACAATAACTAA
- a CDS encoding flagella synthesis protein FlgN: MIEKTYPITEKLLDKGLTLSHKLFELLSQESQNLQSRSALQSLPILANSKKETVAQLEQFSNQLSQVMATEQLTLSPADIQKYFQIAHSAGLPVADGVKHWRQITEMGKKCQRLNEQNGASIDLLMRHNHRSLQILTGKSQLPATYGPDGSTRTERFSQSLVSV, encoded by the coding sequence ATGATCGAAAAAACTTATCCCATTACCGAAAAACTATTGGATAAAGGATTGACGCTCAGCCATAAATTATTTGAGCTGCTCTCGCAGGAAAGTCAAAATTTACAAAGCCGCTCCGCGCTCCAATCCCTGCCCATTCTCGCCAACAGCAAAAAAGAAACCGTCGCCCAACTGGAGCAATTCTCCAATCAGTTATCGCAGGTCATGGCTACTGAACAGCTGACATTGAGCCCGGCCGACATCCAAAAATATTTTCAAATAGCTCATTCCGCCGGATTGCCTGTGGCCGACGGCGTAAAGCATTGGCGGCAAATCACCGAAATGGGCAAGAAATGCCAGCGGCTGAATGAACAAAACGGCGCCAGCATCGATTTACTGATGCGCCACAATCATCGCTCACTGCAAATCCTCACTGGAAAATCGCAACTTCCAGCCACCTACGGCCCTGACGGCTCGACTCGCACCGAACGCTTTTCTCAATCCTTGGTTTCAGTGTAG
- a CDS encoding flagellar brake protein codes for MLRTLKSLFRKKQNANRFSSEEQYQPKSSSNPNFLTEPCKITRLLKDIESTAPLCTITLDGSSEEFSSSILDIKTGENKIILDELLPEYGNNLLHHKRSLKLSTYCNGIHLAFKLEKIQFGSSNGLTYYKARFPERIYYPQRRKAPRLEIITIKIPFTGIASKNNTSLGGHVFDLSRTGIGINLPDNRSRIQRGDRIKKCSIVVEGYRVDFDLTVRFVKKGGSSRTQTTFGGYFENLSTKSQNKLSYFITALEREEIRKQKA; via the coding sequence ATGTTAAGGACATTAAAAAGCCTATTCAGAAAGAAGCAAAACGCAAATCGCTTCAGCTCGGAAGAACAATACCAACCCAAATCGTCCTCTAATCCGAATTTTTTAACCGAGCCGTGCAAAATAACCCGCTTGTTAAAGGATATTGAAAGCACAGCGCCGCTTTGCACCATCACTCTTGACGGCTCCAGCGAAGAATTCAGCTCATCGATTTTGGATATCAAAACCGGCGAAAATAAAATCATCCTCGACGAGTTGTTACCGGAATATGGCAACAACCTGCTGCATCATAAAAGATCACTGAAATTATCGACTTATTGCAACGGCATACACTTGGCGTTTAAACTCGAAAAAATCCAGTTCGGCTCCTCAAACGGCCTCACCTACTATAAAGCCCGCTTTCCGGAGCGTATTTATTACCCTCAACGTAGAAAAGCCCCGCGACTGGAAATAATCACAATCAAAATTCCATTCACCGGCATCGCCAGCAAAAACAATACTTCGCTAGGCGGTCATGTCTTCGATCTGTCCCGCACCGGGATTGGCATAAATCTGCCGGACAACCGATCGCGCATACAACGCGGCGATCGCATCAAAAAATGTAGCATTGTCGTCGAGGGCTATCGCGTGGATTTTGATTTAACGGTGAGATTTGTAAAGAAAGGCGGTAGCAGCCGAACACAAACCACCTTTGGCGGCTATTTTGAAAATCTTTCCACTAAAAGCCAAAACAAGCTGTCGTATTTCATCACCGCCTTGGAACGAGAAGAAATCAGAAAACAAAAAGCCTAG